One region of Synechococcales cyanobacterium CNB genomic DNA includes:
- the yidC gene encoding membrane protein insertase YidC — MPPPRNKPLRIMVPLVVMVAGIGVMIAVARNTANQRAARQAAQAQVEQQAAQEAVREQAPPVATDTPAPTDVASPPAPPQAETVVAPTGLRAESFEGDPLASSFAPLGGLGYDSPYEMRLEFTTLGAGVRSLRLADQLDSIKTDRAARKREPVADEHFVELQAERRVTWAGVDAQGNAVTRTAAIAPMAALAVEVDGVLVPLADAVRPLWRQVSEGEPGRFEAFVVDAEGRRVLRVERRYTLAENANDVLLSQRVENLTERAMRVRLRVFGPGDLPEDHLGYGGDKRRVRFGYLAAPAVDPARQFVAASDFLWPRAKALGTRDKQTGLYPETLPSPLWPNDRAAEKSYELVWTGMTNRYFGVVMHPVIDLSAAMPRKTFDAVERIDRVVLNTGGTDPAMVLSLALREQVVPAGGAAAVDLGLYAGPLSRPIIRAHPMAAALGIDRIVVFNFGGMCAACTFAWLTEPLLSLMRLLHSLTHDWGLAIIFLVVVVRTILHPVTRFAQIRMQRFGKQMQGLAPKQKAIQEKFRNDKQRMQQEMARLWREEGVSPAGFLGCLPLFLQSPVWIALYATLYFAIELRHEPAFFGVFQAMTGAQWSFLGDLSEPDRAIYFGRTLFTIPLMGAISSLNILPLLLGVVFYVHQKYLTPPPSAAMTPEQEQQQKIMRIVSVVMFPVFMYNAPSGLSLYFITNSTLGIFESRWIRAHCEKHGLLDLDKIKAKKSGKKTGFMARLQEIAEQQRAKQEAARQGAAGARRVDPRAGRDRPDDTTRRYKKRR, encoded by the coding sequence ATGCCGCCGCCCCGCAACAAACCGCTCAGGATCATGGTGCCGCTGGTCGTGATGGTCGCCGGCATCGGTGTGATGATCGCGGTGGCGCGGAACACGGCGAACCAGCGAGCGGCGAGGCAGGCCGCGCAGGCGCAGGTCGAGCAGCAGGCGGCTCAGGAGGCGGTGCGCGAGCAGGCCCCACCTGTGGCGACGGACACGCCGGCGCCGACCGATGTGGCCTCGCCACCCGCTCCTCCGCAGGCCGAGACGGTCGTGGCGCCGACTGGGCTTCGTGCCGAGTCGTTCGAAGGCGATCCGCTGGCGTCGTCATTCGCCCCCTTGGGCGGGCTTGGCTACGACTCGCCCTACGAGATGCGGCTTGAGTTCACGACGCTCGGGGCGGGCGTGCGGTCGCTTCGCCTCGCGGACCAGTTGGATTCGATCAAGACGGATCGGGCGGCGCGCAAGCGCGAGCCTGTCGCGGACGAGCACTTCGTCGAGTTGCAGGCGGAGCGGCGCGTGACGTGGGCAGGCGTGGATGCGCAGGGGAACGCGGTGACGCGGACCGCCGCGATCGCGCCCATGGCCGCGCTTGCGGTGGAAGTGGACGGCGTGCTCGTGCCGCTGGCGGACGCGGTGCGTCCGCTGTGGCGGCAGGTGTCGGAAGGAGAGCCTGGCCGCTTCGAGGCGTTCGTGGTGGATGCCGAGGGGCGGCGCGTCCTGCGCGTCGAGCGGCGCTATACGCTGGCCGAGAACGCGAACGACGTGCTGCTGAGCCAACGGGTCGAGAACCTGACCGAAAGGGCCATGCGCGTGCGGCTGCGGGTGTTTGGTCCGGGCGACCTGCCGGAAGACCACCTCGGCTACGGCGGTGACAAGCGGCGCGTGCGGTTCGGGTACCTGGCCGCACCCGCGGTCGATCCGGCCCGGCAGTTTGTCGCCGCGAGCGACTTCCTCTGGCCCCGTGCGAAGGCGCTCGGGACGCGCGACAAGCAGACCGGTCTGTACCCGGAGACGCTGCCCTCTCCCCTGTGGCCGAACGACCGCGCGGCCGAGAAGTCCTACGAGCTCGTCTGGACAGGGATGACGAACCGGTACTTCGGCGTCGTCATGCATCCGGTCATCGACCTCTCCGCCGCGATGCCGCGCAAGACCTTCGATGCTGTGGAGCGCATCGACCGCGTGGTGCTCAACACGGGCGGCACGGACCCCGCGATGGTGCTGTCGCTCGCGCTGCGCGAGCAGGTCGTGCCGGCGGGGGGCGCTGCGGCGGTGGACCTCGGGCTGTATGCGGGGCCGCTGAGCCGGCCGATCATCCGTGCCCACCCGATGGCAGCCGCGCTGGGGATCGACCGGATCGTGGTGTTCAACTTCGGCGGGATGTGCGCGGCGTGCACCTTCGCCTGGCTGACGGAGCCGCTCCTCTCGCTGATGAGGCTGCTGCACTCCCTGACGCACGACTGGGGCCTGGCGATCATCTTCCTCGTGGTGGTCGTGCGCACGATCCTTCACCCCGTGACGCGGTTCGCGCAGATCAGGATGCAGCGGTTCGGCAAGCAGATGCAGGGACTCGCCCCGAAGCAGAAGGCGATCCAGGAGAAGTTCCGCAACGACAAGCAGCGCATGCAGCAGGAGATGGCCCGGTTGTGGCGCGAGGAGGGCGTCAGCCCGGCCGGCTTCCTCGGGTGCCTGCCGCTCTTCCTGCAAAGCCCGGTCTGGATCGCGCTGTACGCGACGCTCTACTTCGCGATCGAACTCCGGCACGAGCCGGCGTTCTTCGGCGTCTTTCAGGCGATGACGGGTGCGCAGTGGTCGTTCCTGGGCGACCTGTCGGAGCCGGACCGGGCGATCTACTTCGGTCGCACGCTCTTCACGATCCCGCTGATGGGCGCGATCAGTTCGTTGAACATCCTGCCGCTGCTGCTCGGCGTGGTGTTCTATGTGCACCAGAAGTACCTCACGCCGCCCCCCTCGGCCGCGATGACGCCGGAGCAGGAGCAGCAGCAGAAGATCATGCGGATCGTGTCGGTGGTGATGTTCCCCGTGTTCATGTACAACGCGCCGAGCGGGCTTTCGCTCTACTTCATCACGAACTCCACGCTCGGCATCTTCGAGAGCCGGTGGATCAGGGCGCACTGCGAGAAGCACGGGCTGCTCGACCTCGACAAGATCAAGGCGAAGAAGAGCGGCAAGAAGACGGGCTTCATGGCGAGGCTGCAGGAGATCGCGGAGCAGCAGCGAGCGAAGCAGGAGGCCGCGAGACAGGGCGCCGCGGGAGCGAGGCGCGTCGATCCGCGTGCCGGGCGGGACCGGCCGGACGACACGACGCGACGCTACAAGAAGCGGCGCTGA
- the rimO gene encoding 30S ribosomal protein S12 methylthiotransferase RimO, with protein sequence MPRGARTSRKTAADPGVRTVSFVSLGCPKNLVDSEKMLGLLAEDGLIPVSYDPSAHDWGHDDALSVEGGGPVEDGIEPADAVVINTCGFLEASKQESLGVIRDAVRAKQRGMVKRVIVAGCLVQRHRAKMLEWAPGIDAMIGVFDRDRIVEAVRGTGAARQDIGEERPPYWIAANALQAAKERGRNTVGLTVNGKDGRGVGYFEDDSARLRLTPRHYAYLRISEGCNQNCAFCTIPGIRGKMRSKPIERCVAEARELLTDGAFELNLIGQDTTSYGDDLGGGWRPGMGRFEAGLPALLDALDRAAEETAGSAWIRLMYAYPSNFRDEFIDAFAEVCARGRVLPYIDIPLQHGSDRMLAAMRRHVTAEQQRRLIRMLRERVPGIAIRTTFISGFPGESEDDHRDLLAFVEESAFDAVGVFEYSREDGTPAGTMEGDPALAVAAEVKTRRKAEVLLLQQRIAFERAAALAAKFDPNRPAATGVRLDVLVDGQWAMGGEQRTSGHWYRARARFQAPQIDAVTYVLSGSPLSPGELVRCVVVGSDGYDLIARPVADLDRRVPLAVVR encoded by the coding sequence ATGCCCCGAGGCGCTCGCACATCCCGAAAGACCGCGGCCGATCCGGGCGTGCGAACGGTCTCGTTCGTGAGCCTGGGGTGCCCCAAAAACCTCGTGGACTCCGAGAAGATGCTCGGCCTGCTCGCCGAGGATGGGCTGATCCCGGTCTCCTACGACCCCTCCGCGCACGACTGGGGGCACGACGACGCGCTCTCGGTCGAGGGGGGCGGGCCGGTCGAGGACGGCATCGAGCCGGCGGACGCGGTCGTCATCAACACATGCGGGTTCCTCGAAGCGTCCAAGCAGGAATCGCTCGGCGTCATCCGCGACGCCGTGCGCGCGAAGCAGCGCGGCATGGTGAAGCGCGTGATCGTTGCGGGGTGCCTCGTGCAGCGGCACAGGGCGAAGATGCTCGAGTGGGCGCCGGGCATCGACGCGATGATCGGCGTCTTCGATCGCGACCGCATCGTCGAGGCCGTGCGAGGCACCGGCGCGGCGCGCCAGGACATCGGCGAAGAGCGGCCACCGTACTGGATCGCAGCCAACGCGCTCCAGGCCGCGAAGGAGCGGGGACGCAACACCGTCGGCCTGACGGTGAATGGGAAGGACGGCAGGGGAGTCGGGTACTTCGAGGACGACTCGGCCCGTCTGCGCCTCACCCCGCGGCACTACGCCTACCTGCGCATCAGCGAGGGCTGCAACCAGAACTGCGCGTTCTGCACCATCCCCGGCATCCGCGGCAAGATGCGGTCCAAGCCGATCGAGCGGTGCGTCGCCGAGGCCCGCGAACTGCTGACCGACGGCGCGTTCGAACTGAACCTCATCGGGCAGGACACGACGAGTTACGGCGACGACCTCGGGGGCGGGTGGCGGCCGGGCATGGGACGATTCGAGGCCGGGCTGCCCGCGCTGCTCGACGCCCTCGACCGGGCGGCGGAAGAGACGGCCGGATCGGCGTGGATCCGGCTCATGTACGCCTACCCCTCCAACTTCCGCGACGAGTTCATCGACGCCTTCGCCGAGGTGTGCGCACGAGGCCGCGTGCTGCCATACATCGACATCCCCCTCCAGCACGGCTCGGACCGCATGCTCGCTGCGATGCGCCGCCACGTGACGGCGGAGCAGCAGCGGCGTCTCATCCGCATGCTCCGCGAGCGCGTGCCCGGTATCGCCATCCGCACGACCTTCATCAGCGGCTTCCCGGGCGAGTCCGAGGACGACCACCGCGACCTGCTGGCCTTCGTGGAAGAGTCGGCCTTCGACGCGGTGGGAGTGTTCGAGTATTCGCGAGAGGACGGCACGCCGGCGGGCACGATGGAGGGAGACCCCGCGCTCGCCGTCGCGGCCGAGGTGAAGACCCGTCGCAAAGCGGAGGTTCTGCTGCTCCAGCAACGGATCGCGTTCGAGCGAGCGGCCGCCCTCGCCGCGAAGTTCGACCCGAACCGGCCGGCGGCGACGGGGGTACGGCTTGACGTGCTCGTGGACGGACAGTGGGCGATGGGCGGTGAACAGCGGACATCCGGCCACTGGTACCGAGCACGAGCGAGGTTTCAGGCCCCGCAGATCGACGCGGTGACGTACGTGCTCTCCGGCTCGCCGCTCAGCCCCGGCGAACTGGTGCGGTGCGTGGTGGTGGGGAGCGACGGGTACGACCTGATCGCCCGGCCCGTGGCGGACCTGGACCGCCGTGTGCCGCTGGCGGTCGTCCGCTGA
- a CDS encoding ATP-dependent Clp protease proteolytic subunit has protein sequence MSSYLVPIVIEKTSRGERSYDIYSRLLKDRIIFLGGPIMDEMANLVVAQLLFLANEDPKSDIHLYVNSPGGSVTAGLGILDTMNFIAPDVCTYIIGQAASMGSVLACSGAKGKRYALPNARNLLHQPLLSGVMEGQATDIEIEAREMLRLRDRIYEVYVQATGQPRPRIEEDLDRNKWLDEKEMLAYGLIDAVLESMPQHRREHHDDE, from the coding sequence ATGTCGAGTTACCTGGTCCCCATCGTCATCGAGAAGACCTCACGCGGCGAACGGTCGTACGACATCTACTCACGCCTGCTGAAGGACCGCATCATCTTCCTCGGCGGCCCGATCATGGACGAGATGGCGAACCTCGTCGTCGCTCAGCTGCTCTTCCTCGCCAACGAAGACCCCAAGAGCGACATTCATCTTTACGTGAACTCGCCGGGCGGCAGCGTCACCGCCGGACTCGGCATTCTCGACACCATGAACTTCATCGCCCCCGACGTCTGCACCTACATCATCGGGCAGGCCGCCAGCATGGGCTCCGTGCTCGCCTGCTCCGGCGCGAAGGGAAAGCGCTACGCCCTGCCCAACGCACGCAACCTGCTGCACCAGCCGCTCCTTTCGGGCGTCATGGAGGGCCAGGCGACCGACATCGAGATCGAAGCCCGAGAGATGCTCCGCCTGCGAGACCGCATCTACGAGGTCTACGTGCAGGCCACCGGACAGCCGCGACCGCGCATCGAGGAAGACCTCGACCGCAACAAGTGGCTCGACGAGAAGGAAATGCTTGCCTACGGCCTCATCGACGCCGTGCTGGAATCCATGCCCCAGCACCGGCGCGAACATCACGACGACGAGTAA
- a CDS encoding ATP-dependent Clp protease adaptor ClpS, with product MSRQADEPDREEQARKRQIAKNLGAARDNAAASGPRRLDRLPPYNLMLLHDNAHDARFVIRAITDSTPLDAEEAKSVMHEASARGRAVVLVAHFERAEFYRERLRARGLSSTVEPAA from the coding sequence ATGAGTCGTCAGGCCGACGAACCGGATCGAGAAGAGCAGGCCCGCAAGCGTCAGATCGCGAAGAACCTCGGCGCAGCACGCGACAACGCGGCAGCGTCCGGACCGCGAAGGCTGGACCGGCTCCCGCCCTACAACCTGATGCTCCTGCACGACAACGCGCACGACGCACGCTTCGTGATCCGTGCGATCACGGACTCGACGCCGCTGGATGCGGAAGAGGCCAAGAGCGTGATGCACGAGGCGAGCGCACGCGGCCGGGCAGTGGTGCTGGTGGCGCACTTCGAGCGGGCGGAGTTCTACCGAGAGCGGCTCCGAGCGAGGGGCCTGAGCTCAACGGTCGAGCCGGCAGCGTGA
- a CDS encoding stage V sporulation protein E, with the protein MLRAGQTIAICVLALLTLGVVMVNSAGMAVSPIGAEVDADGITPRSIILSRSTVYMLVACGAFAAAAFAPVRRFFGPSDVLCPRSTAHCPPDRGLVAAGLVTLGLVCVLGLVYVPGLGREVNASSRWIALPIAGGLSVQPSEIAKWGLIGLMAWLATQRAALMPRFWFGLFPALVLTGVVAGLVVLEDLGTGVLIAAAASVVLLAGGARLLHFACFVPVGLLCIAGAIVVSPYRVRRLTAFLDPFADPQGSGYHMIQSMAAVAGGQGWGRGLGHGIQKFGYLPEDQTDFLFAIICEELGIAGAALVVGLYACLLVTGVVIVRRERSPFLKLLGIGVLATVGLQAIINLAVVTGLGPTKGIALPLLSSGGTGWVLTAAALGLLAAMDRTQPVPAADDEEQADAEAVPSMP; encoded by the coding sequence ATGCTCCGCGCCGGCCAGACGATCGCCATCTGTGTGCTCGCCCTGCTCACGCTGGGCGTGGTGATGGTCAACTCGGCGGGGATGGCGGTCTCGCCCATCGGGGCCGAGGTGGACGCGGACGGCATCACGCCGCGGTCGATCATCCTGTCCCGCTCAACCGTCTACATGCTCGTCGCCTGCGGCGCGTTCGCGGCGGCGGCCTTCGCACCGGTCCGACGGTTCTTTGGTCCCTCCGATGTCCTTTGCCCACGGTCCACTGCCCATTGCCCTCCCGATCGCGGCCTTGTGGCCGCGGGTTTGGTCACGCTCGGCCTGGTTTGCGTGCTCGGTCTGGTCTACGTGCCGGGCCTCGGACGGGAAGTGAACGCCTCATCGCGCTGGATCGCGCTGCCGATCGCCGGCGGCCTGTCGGTGCAGCCCTCCGAGATCGCCAAGTGGGGGCTGATCGGGCTGATGGCGTGGCTCGCGACCCAGCGGGCGGCCCTCATGCCGCGGTTCTGGTTCGGCCTCTTTCCAGCGCTCGTGCTCACCGGTGTCGTCGCCGGTCTTGTGGTCCTCGAAGACCTCGGCACGGGCGTCCTGATAGCCGCGGCCGCGAGCGTCGTGCTGCTCGCGGGCGGGGCGAGGCTGCTGCACTTCGCGTGCTTTGTGCCGGTCGGCCTGCTGTGCATCGCCGGCGCGATCGTCGTCAGCCCCTACCGGGTGCGGAGACTCACGGCGTTTCTCGACCCCTTCGCCGATCCGCAGGGGTCCGGCTACCACATGATCCAGTCGATGGCGGCCGTCGCGGGGGGCCAGGGATGGGGGCGCGGGCTTGGGCACGGCATCCAAAAGTTCGGCTACCTGCCCGAGGATCAGACCGACTTCCTCTTCGCCATCATCTGCGAGGAACTCGGCATCGCCGGCGCAGCGCTCGTGGTCGGGCTGTACGCCTGCCTGCTCGTCACGGGGGTGGTGATCGTCCGGCGCGAGCGATCGCCCTTCCTGAAGCTCCTCGGCATCGGGGTGCTGGCGACGGTCGGCCTGCAGGCGATCATCAATCTCGCCGTCGTCACCGGACTCGGGCCGACGAAGGGGATCGCGCTGCCTCTGCTCTCGTCGGGCGGGACGGGCTGGGTGCTGACGGCGGCCGCGCTGGGGTTGCTCGCGGCGATGGACCGCACGCAGCCGGTGCCCGCCGCCGACGACGAGGAGCAGGCCGACGCGGAGGCCGTTCCCTCGATGCCCTGA
- a CDS encoding metallophosphoesterase, translating to MLTAVISDIHANAEALRAVLADIDSRGIERIICLGDIVGYGPDPLECVDMVRRRCVWSLMGNHDFGVLYEPTNFNPGAEQAAYWTREQFDSEPDPALRAERYEFLGRLRVRVVETPPDGSTPILAVHGSPRRPINEYIFPDDAIASPDKLEAVFERVDRLCLVGHTHVPGVFTNEPDFYPPAELGEMTYTFAEEEKAIINVGSVGQPRDHDPRASYVVLHPDRAQFVRVEYNVDVTAKKIKAIPSLHDWLGDRLYEGR from the coding sequence GTGCTTACCGCCGTCATCAGCGACATCCACGCCAACGCCGAAGCCCTGCGGGCGGTGCTGGCGGACATCGACTCGCGCGGCATCGAGCGCATCATCTGCCTGGGGGACATCGTGGGCTACGGGCCGGACCCGCTCGAATGCGTGGACATGGTCCGCCGGCGTTGCGTGTGGTCGCTCATGGGCAACCACGACTTCGGCGTGCTCTACGAGCCCACGAACTTCAACCCGGGCGCGGAGCAGGCGGCGTACTGGACGCGAGAGCAGTTCGACAGCGAGCCGGACCCGGCGTTACGGGCTGAACGCTATGAGTTTCTGGGGCGGCTGCGGGTGCGCGTGGTGGAGACGCCGCCGGACGGGAGCACGCCGATCCTGGCGGTGCACGGCTCGCCACGCCGCCCGATCAACGAGTACATCTTTCCGGACGACGCGATCGCCAGCCCGGACAAGCTGGAGGCCGTGTTCGAGCGCGTGGACCGGTTGTGCCTGGTCGGGCACACGCACGTGCCGGGAGTGTTCACGAACGAGCCGGACTTCTACCCGCCCGCGGAACTGGGTGAGATGACGTACACCTTCGCGGAGGAGGAGAAGGCGATCATCAACGTCGGGTCGGTGGGTCAGCCGCGCGACCACGACCCGCGCGCGAGTTACGTGGTGCTGCACCCCGACCGGGCGCAGTTCGTTCGTGTCGAGTACAACGTGGACGTGACGGCGAAGAAGATCAAGGCGATCCCGTCGCTGCACGACTGGCTGGGGGACCGGCTCTACGAAGGCCGGTGA
- a CDS encoding ATP-dependent Clp protease proteolytic subunit, with protein sequence MPAAGITYQRTREMTIEELLLENRIVFLASDINHVSASRVMMQMHYLEHQKRGQEINFYIKSPGGSVDDTLAIYDTMRLISSPVATYCIGYAYSGAALLVTAGVKGRRFILPHAKIMIHQPYGGVTGQAEDIRIQAEQIIKAKRQLNEIFSRHTGQDVEQIRRDAERDKFFSAEEAVAYGLVDEVLKEPPKEANVAR encoded by the coding sequence ATGCCGGCCGCAGGGATCACCTACCAGCGCACGCGAGAGATGACCATCGAGGAACTCCTCCTCGAGAACCGCATCGTCTTCCTCGCCAGCGACATCAACCATGTCTCCGCCTCGCGCGTGATGATGCAGATGCACTACCTCGAACACCAGAAACGCGGGCAGGAGATCAACTTCTACATCAAAAGCCCGGGCGGCAGCGTCGACGACACCCTCGCCATCTATGACACCATGCGCCTCATCTCCTCGCCGGTCGCCACGTACTGCATCGGCTACGCCTACTCTGGCGCGGCCCTGCTCGTCACCGCGGGCGTCAAGGGACGGCGCTTCATCCTGCCCCACGCCAAGATCATGATCCACCAGCCCTACGGCGGCGTGACCGGGCAGGCCGAGGACATCCGCATCCAGGCCGAGCAGATCATCAAGGCCAAGCGGCAACTCAACGAAATCTTCTCCCGCCACACCGGGCAGGACGTCGAGCAGATCCGCCGCGACGCCGAACGCGACAAGTTCTTCTCAGCAGAGGAAGCGGTCGCCTACGGCCTGGTGGACGAGGTCCTCAAGGAACCGCCCAAGGAAGCCAACGTCGCCCGCTGA
- a CDS encoding serine hydroxymethyltransferase, with the protein MSHDSIADSVLGLLRERDPEAAAILAREQERQATTLELIASENHVSPAVMHAMGTCFTNKYAEGYPGARYYGGCVYHDQAEELARERAKQLFGCRFANVQPHSGAQANAAVFLALLQPGDTFASLVLADGGHLSHGLKVNLSGKWFNPVFYPLHYDPAHPRFEQIDYDAAETLCMEHRPKLLMCGYSAYPRVIDFARFREIADRCGAMLMADVAHIAGLVASGEHPSPFPHCHVVTTTTHKTLRGPRGGLILTNDEEIARKIDRAVFPGMQGGPLMHVVFAKAVAFGEALRPEFKAYQGRVVRNAKALAGALRERGYRITSGGTDNHLMLVDLRTRDQNLTGADAEKWLESAGIITNKNGIPQDPRPPRVTSGLRLGTPAITTRGLRENDMATVAEFIDGVLGAAGEASVCAKVREDVRAMCARFALP; encoded by the coding sequence ATGTCCCACGACTCCATTGCCGACAGTGTGCTCGGGCTGCTGCGCGAGCGTGACCCGGAGGCGGCCGCAATCCTCGCGCGTGAGCAGGAGCGCCAGGCGACGACGCTCGAACTGATCGCCAGCGAGAACCACGTCTCGCCCGCCGTGATGCACGCGATGGGGACGTGCTTCACGAACAAGTACGCCGAGGGCTACCCGGGGGCGCGGTACTACGGCGGGTGCGTCTACCACGACCAGGCTGAGGAGCTCGCGCGCGAGCGGGCGAAGCAGCTCTTCGGATGCCGGTTCGCGAATGTGCAGCCGCACTCGGGGGCGCAGGCAAACGCAGCCGTCTTCCTCGCGCTGCTCCAGCCGGGGGACACGTTCGCCTCGCTGGTGCTGGCGGACGGGGGGCATCTCTCGCACGGGCTGAAGGTGAACCTGAGCGGCAAGTGGTTCAACCCGGTCTTCTACCCGCTGCACTACGACCCGGCCCACCCGCGCTTCGAGCAGATCGACTACGACGCGGCCGAGACCCTGTGCATGGAGCACCGGCCCAAGCTGCTCATGTGCGGGTATTCGGCGTATCCGCGCGTGATCGACTTCGCGCGGTTCCGAGAGATCGCGGACAGGTGCGGGGCGATGCTCATGGCGGACGTGGCGCACATCGCGGGGCTGGTGGCGAGCGGCGAGCACCCCTCCCCCTTCCCACACTGCCACGTGGTGACGACGACGACGCACAAGACGCTGCGCGGGCCGCGCGGCGGGCTGATCCTGACGAACGACGAGGAGATCGCCAGGAAGATCGACCGGGCCGTCTTCCCGGGAATGCAGGGCGGGCCGCTGATGCACGTGGTGTTCGCGAAGGCGGTGGCATTCGGCGAGGCGCTACGACCGGAGTTCAAGGCGTACCAGGGGCGCGTGGTACGCAACGCCAAGGCGCTCGCGGGCGCGCTCCGCGAACGCGGCTACCGCATCACCAGCGGCGGCACGGACAACCACCTGATGCTCGTGGACCTGCGCACGCGAGACCAGAACCTTACCGGCGCGGACGCGGAAAAATGGCTCGAATCGGCGGGCATCATCACGAACAAGAACGGCATCCCGCAAGACCCGCGCCCGCCCCGCGTGACCAGCGGGCTGCGCCTCGGCACGCCCGCCATCACCACGCGCGGCCTGCGCGAGAACGACATGGCGACGGTCGCGGAGTTCATCGACGGAGTGCTCGGCGCGGCGGGCGAGGCGAGCGTGTGCGCGAAGGTGCGCGAGGACGTGCGGGCAATGTGCGCACGATTCGCGCTGCCCTGA
- a CDS encoding UDP-N-acetylglucosamine--N-acetylmuramyl-(pentapeptide) pyrophosphoryl-undecaprenol N-acetylglucosamine transferase — protein MNTPGFIFAGGGTGGHLYPSLAVLERLRERVGGEVRALFLCSSRGVDRAILEGEGVEFVPLPIATPAMRPVAMARFIGSWGASVRTARAAIRRARDECASVRVLCTGGFVSAPSVQAARVERCPVTLLNLDTPPGKANRWLARHAARVLNAGRDAHVGWASIAPVVRRAALAPGDRASCRRSLGLDPHRPTLLVTGASQGASSINLFMAEFVRERANDLAGWQALHQTGPKDGDAVREAYVRAGVPARVVDFINPMGMAWGAADLAVARAGAGTVAEVWANRVPTIFMPFPYHRDQHQRHNAEPLERAGGAVIAADLIEPSRNMTTAGVALADLLRDAGRRDAMRTALADLGPVDGAARVAEALFHS, from the coding sequence ATGAACACGCCCGGCTTCATCTTCGCGGGGGGGGGAACGGGCGGGCACCTGTACCCTTCGCTCGCCGTGCTCGAACGGCTCCGAGAGCGTGTCGGGGGCGAGGTGCGAGCGCTGTTCCTGTGCTCGTCGCGGGGCGTGGATCGAGCGATCCTGGAGGGCGAGGGGGTCGAGTTCGTTCCGCTGCCCATCGCCACTCCGGCGATGCGCCCTGTTGCGATGGCGCGGTTCATCGGGTCGTGGGGAGCGTCGGTCCGAACCGCGCGTGCCGCCATCCGGCGCGCGCGAGACGAGTGCGCCAGCGTGCGTGTCCTGTGCACCGGCGGGTTCGTGAGCGCGCCGTCGGTGCAGGCCGCCCGCGTCGAACGGTGCCCGGTGACGCTGCTGAACCTCGACACGCCGCCGGGGAAGGCGAACCGCTGGCTGGCGCGCCATGCCGCGCGGGTGTTGAACGCAGGACGCGACGCGCACGTCGGCTGGGCCTCGATCGCACCGGTTGTTCGGAGAGCCGCCCTCGCGCCGGGCGATCGTGCCTCGTGCCGACGCTCGCTCGGTCTGGACCCCCACCGCCCCACACTGCTCGTGACGGGTGCGAGCCAGGGGGCGAGCAGCATCAACCTGTTCATGGCCGAGTTCGTGCGCGAGCGTGCGAATGACCTGGCTGGCTGGCAGGCGCTTCACCAGACAGGCCCGAAAGACGGCGACGCGGTGCGCGAGGCGTACGTGCGGGCGGGCGTGCCGGCGCGCGTAGTGGACTTCATCAACCCGATGGGCATGGCGTGGGGCGCGGCCGATCTGGCCGTCGCGCGGGCAGGCGCGGGCACGGTCGCCGAGGTGTGGGCGAATCGAGTGCCCACGATCTTCATGCCCTTCCCCTACCACCGGGATCAGCACCAGCGGCACAACGCCGAGCCGCTCGAAAGGGCCGGCGGCGCGGTCATCGCGGCCGACCTGATCGAACCATCACGCAACATGACGACGGCGGGCGTAGCGCTCGCCGACCTCCTGCGCGACGCGGGCCGACGCGATGCCATGCGCACCGCCCTGGCCGACCTCGGACCCGTGGACGGAGCAGCCCGGGTTGCCGAAGCCCTGTTCCATTCCTGA